The nucleotide window AGTTAATAGCTCAGGGTGACGTCGAAGCAGTCGTTTAACTATCAAAAGGTTTCCTTCAATGATCGCATCCCTTAACCGTGTAGATGGTTCAGCTAGCATTCTTCTCCttaattattaattttaatagCAACTTATATTATCATGTATTACATTAAACACGTTCAGTAGTACTTCAGTAGTCGTAATTTCTTGCTTCGTTATTAAAAAGTGACGTAGAGGTGTCTGGTTTGTTCTGTCGATTTCCCCTGCGGATTATTctgttcaaaatatttcactAATATATGGAAATCACAAATTAACACCTAAAGATAAAGGAACAAGCGATAAATTCATAACAGCAGGAcaaaaaagattattcaCATGCCATCTATTGCTGTGCATTACAACTTCTCTACATTTAGGGTGAAGACAACTCCAAACTCTAACCTACAGGATGCATTGAGACAGTCGTTAGCGCATTTTCATTTAGAAGATACTCCCAACAAAAAGTGGATTTTAGTGCataataagaagaaaatagCTTTGGATCTACCAGGACGATTTTTAAACTTACCTAATGGTGCTAATCTTGATCTGATACCAGAAGAACTTTCAAAGAACAAGGAAGAATTGGGAAAACTGTTGAAGATTAGATTCCAGATTGTTGGAAGAGGTGCCGTTATAGCAAATGTAAGGTCTAATGGGAAGATGGTAGATATACTGGCGCAGTTGAATTTGGGTGTCTCACTTAAAGGTTGTaccttgaaatttttttccaagtCCCTACAATACGAACAGTTGGACGATTCGACGACTTTGGAATCTTTAGGAATTGATGACCAAAGTTCCATTAAAATCATATTAGCCGAACAACAGAAACAGGAAGAGACCAAAGAGTCAACTAGTGGTGAGgaggaaaaggaagatgTAGACGTGGAATATcaggaagatgaaaatggcCAAACTAAAACTTCTCCGGCAGAGCAGGATACAACCATCGATACAATATCAGCGGATGTGCAAATGCACATGATTACAACTTATAAGCCGACAGAGGTTTCGTTGGCCACACAATTagaagaggaggaggaagTAGAATTTGAAATGACCATAGATCAGGCCAGGCgatatcaaaatattctctCCAAACAAACGGGAAATTTAAATGGACCGTTATTAACTAAAAGGTTAAGAGAAAAGAGTGAGAAAGAGCATTCACTTAAGAGAACTCCACCAAAAGTATGCACTTTAAGGATTAGATTTCCAGATAGAACACATATCGAAGCTACATTTAACGCTGATGATACAATGGTTAGTGTTTATAATTTGGTATCAAATGCTTTACTGCAAGATGATATAGAATTTACTTTAAACCAGTCCTACCCATATACTGCATTAAATCGTGATGAATCTAAGCTAGTAAATGACTTAAAATTTGGtaagaaaaatttgttaGTTTTTAGCACTGACAAACAGCTTGATCAATACTTGAAGGATGAGTTTTTAAGCAAAGCAAAAGATTTAAGTGAGGCTGATGATGTGAAACTCGATAGGGAAACGGCAATGAATAACGCAAGAAAGCAAGGAACGCATAAGGAAGAACAACCCTCTACGCCTGGATCTAgtaaaaataaaacttcATTCAAGAAGGTTCCCAAGTGGCTGAAATTGAGTAAGAAATGATTAATATAGACTTTCATTTGCACTTCCCTCCATTTTCCAGCATGCgaatatcaaatattagGATGAATATCTATCTATGTATTATTTACAGGAATTAATTATTGTCACTAGACTTGCTTACGTTCGTTAGTGACTTTTTGAAATCATGCTTATCAATATCCATATTGTCATAAAAAGTGAACGTTTCTTCAAAGCTATACGTCACTGACTCCCTAAACCTTAAGAAACGTATTATTTCAACCAGGAGTCTTTTGTAAAACACTTGATTTGGCTTAATTTGTTTTAGAATCAAtccttctttcttttgccttataatttcttccttAGCAGCTATTCGAGTTATTTCGAAGTCCTTATCATTAGTACGGTTCTTATTAGTTTCTACAATAACAtattccttcttcaaagcCCGCATTATATATTCCATATGAATTTTCCCCACTTTGGTATCAAATTGTTTTACCATCATAGATAAAACAACAGGAATTACATCCCAATCCCTTTGTTTAACAAATGTTCTTATGATagaataaaagaaaattgggTCAGGCATAATATTGTCTTGCTTAACCATaagtttcaataataatcttgTGGAAAATTCTGGATGAACTTCAGTTTCtccaataatattcttaGAGTTGTGCTTCCATGTATCATAATTAGAATTTTTCTTAACTCTCAACAGCTCtttattgaatatcttGTAATACTCAAAATACCCTTTCCAAATTTCAGAGTATAGCGCCTTAGTAATATTTCTGGATTTATAAGTATGCGATCTACTAACGTCCGGCattgttgtttcaaataattttgatttgaGTATGGGGTTAATAATTTCGAAACATCTGTTCATATTTTGAGTTTCTCTATAAAACGTTAGCAGTTTAACTAAGAATTCTGAATTTGTTTCAACTTTTAAGTCAGACATTCTATCAATGATATCGCTAACCTTTCCTTCATAAAATGGACGTTTTCTTCTATTAGCTGTTCTAGATAATAGAgtataatattcaataaattgtGCATAATGATGGGCATTAGCTTCGGCATAAAACTGACTTCCTAAATACGTTTGGTCTTTCTGACTTTTCTGTAATGattcttccattttttcGAGAATTGTTAACGCAACATTCTCTTTTTTAGATGCTAGCATAACTCTCAATAATGCGTAAAATTTTTTGGAGTCTGGAGTTGATGAATCTTCTTTAGATGTCCCTAGTTTatcattcattgaagaaatatccTTAACGACAAATTCTTCGACAGTTCCTGTTAATAATGGGTTAGACGCTAATTGCGcaacattttcaaacaGCAGTTCCCTTCCTACAGGGGCTTTGTTAAATTCTTCTACTATTCTACTAAAAAGTGGTTCTAACATTGCCAGTTTCTCAATAGCAGCATTGCTGTTGATAAAGGGTTTAATGGATTTTTTAAGTGTTTCAAAATTAGAGAGAAGATTAAACTTAGTTAAGGTTATCAAATCTTTCAGGTTCTCCTCCGAGATTCCTGGGAtttctaaatatttggCAATAAGTTTAAATGCcgttttcaaatctttcttATGTAGAAAACTCTCGATAATCGCCATGTAGTCATTCGTTGTTGGCAATTCTAACTCATCCAGGAATAATAAAACgtcatcctcttcttgaaaatttctgaCGTTTTGATTCTCATCAGTATTTCTATTTATACTGATGCCATGCTCATCGATAATGGAAAGAAATCTATCTTTAAACTTCATTGCCTTGAGAGGGTTGCcagaatttaaatatttcttaattgCAAGTCTTATTACACGAGGGTTTAGataaatatcatttttaaattgcTTATCCACTTCTTCTAGTAGTCTCGCAAACGATTTAAGTTGATTGGATCGGAgtaaaatcatcaatcCCAATTCATACCACCATCTTTTTCTGAATTGTGGTTTCCGACTGTTGAATAATTCATAAGCTGATTTAAACAAACGATATCTTAATAGTGAATCAATATAGAGAGATTCATTAATGGGATCCATTCGAACTTTCTTTAATGAGTATAATAATTTCCCCGCTAGAAGTATACCCCTTTGCTTTCTTCCCTCTGTGGGCATTGATTTGGCAAGCTCAAAAGCCCGTACCATTTGATCGATGGAAAGAATATCCGTCttgattttaatttcatcattgaCATTCAAATCGGTCATTATCttataaagaaaatctGTATTGTGCAAATACTTTTTGTTGGGTCCATCATTCGAATCCAACGATTTAAAAACATCATTCATGATCATTGATTCAGCTTCGTCATCTGCTAAAGGGATATGAGAGGTCTCGCCATCAGTACCCTCGATATGACCTTGCTTAAGACGCTTAATTTCCAAATCGGATTCTATCAGTAGATAATCAAACAAAAGtgataattttttattggAAGTTAAAGTTCGTTTACTTAAATCAGTTTGTAGTCGATTAAGATGCTTGCTACTTTTTTTAAACCCTTTACTAATAAActttaaatattgtaaGAAAGTTTCCTCGACAGAACTCACTTTATCTAGTTCTTGGAaaccaaatttttcttgtaCGTCAGGACTAAGAAAGTCTTCTAGCCTCTCTTTATTGGATGAAGCAAATAACGGGGGAGTTTTTACTTCGGTAGATTGATCTTTCGAATGAGATGCCTTAGGTTGAAGATTATCAGATTGCGGCAACTCAGGCCCTTTTCTGTAAAATCTTCGTATTGGTCCTGCTATCACAGTTTGAGGTATCCATCTTACACCTAGGCGTAGTGGAAGACCTAGTGATCTTCTCATCTAAGcgattatattttttatttgtgGTAAAGGATAGGTACCTTTATGCACTTTCACTGAAAAGCTTCAATGTTGTGCTTCATCGATATTTTTCATAAGATAGATGAGAAGCCGCTTCGGCCAAGAAAGTGTCGTATACTTCGGTTTACCAATAACTACTAGAAAGTTTGATATCTGGTGAAGTAGCTGAGTTGAGGGCTATATTATAGCTAATAGAAGAAACTGATATTTGGCAAGTtaaaaaaatcattttccatatgtttttcaataacaCTGGAGGAGTAGGAGGGCTAGACCTTCTTTAGGTGAAGTCCTTAGGTAAGGATGGTCGTGGTTGTAGTGCCagtattcaaaattttgtGCTTTCTCTAAAAACTGATAATTGTAATTTAGAATAAAGGAAATTAGTGAACcatttatttgttaaattaagaacatttgaaaaagatcATGGTGacatttcaatatttaCTATTTAATTCGTTGAAACGGAGAACTCCGACAACAAACAATGACGCCAATTCCTTGTAAGATCACAAAGAAGGTTTACACTTGACCCCACCACTTTTAATGTTCTTGTTTTTTTAGACATAGAAATATTCCTAAGAAGGGTTATTCTGGGACTAAAACAAAGTTCAGATGAGATGGTTCCTGGATTAAATATTCCCTTGAACTCAAGCATGGAGTTGAGTACTGCAGGTAATCAAACCAGTATCAATATACCAGTTTGAGCATGATAACTATTGGGAAGATGGGAAAATAGTTCTTCTTGCCCGAATACAATGGATATCAAATGAGACGCGTATAATGTTAATAATACAAGGATATGTAGTTCTAAATACATGATGAAAGGTTATTATGACTATGGTATGCTATGGTACATTTTAAAACGTGATGATGATCTTAACTCTTTTTGCCACTCTTCAAGCGACCTTCAAAGCCAgctcttttcttctttggtcCAACTGTTCCTGTATAttttctcttcatcttttgttgtttatttctcttttt belongs to Naumovozyma castellii chromosome 3, complete genome and includes:
- the SOV1 gene encoding Sov1p (ancestral locus Anc_2.637), translating into MRRSLGLPLRLGVRWIPQTVIAGPIRRFYRKGPELPQSDNLQPKASHSKDQSTEVKTPPLFASSNKERLEDFLSPDVQEKFGFQELDKVSSVEETFLQYLKFISKGFKKSSKHLNRLQTDLSKRTLTSNKKLSLLFDYLLIESDLEIKRLKQGHIEGTDGETSHIPLADDEAESMIMNDVFKSLDSNDGPNKKYLHNTDFLYKIMTDLNVNDEIKIKTDILSIDQMVRAFELAKSMPTEGRKQRGILLAGKLLYSLKKVRMDPINESLYIDSLLRYRLFKSAYELFNSRKPQFRKRWWYELGLMILLRSNQLKSFARLLEEVDKQFKNDIYLNPRVIRLAIKKYLNSGNPLKAMKFKDRFLSIIDEHGISINRNTDENQNVRNFQEEDDVLLFLDELELPTTNDYMAIIESFLHKKDLKTAFKLIAKYLEIPGISEENLKDLITLTKFNLLSNFETLKKSIKPFINSNAAIEKLAMLEPLFSRIVEEFNKAPVGRELLFENVAQLASNPLLTGTVEEFVVKDISSMNDKLGTSKEDSSTPDSKKFYALLRVMLASKKENVALTILEKMEESLQKSQKDQTYLGSQFYAEANAHHYAQFIEYYTLLSRTANRRKRPFYEGKVSDIIDRMSDLKVETNSEFLVKLLTFYRETQNMNRCFEIINPILKSKLFETTMPDVSRSHTYKSRNITKALYSEIWKGYFEYYKIFNKELLRVKKNSNYDTWKHNSKNIIGETEVHPEFSTRLLLKLMVKQDNIMPDPIFFYSIIRTFVKQRDWDVIPVVLSMMVKQFDTKVGKIHMEYIMRALKKEYVIVETNKNRTNDKDFEITRIAAKEEIIRQKKEGLILKQIKPNQVFYKRLLVEIIRFLRFRESVTYSFEETFTFYDNMDIDKHDFKKSLTNVSKSSDNN
- the UBX4 gene encoding Ubx4p (ancestral locus Anc_2.638), translating into MPSIAVHYNFSTFRVKTTPNSNLQDALRQSLAHFHLEDTPNKKWILVHNKKKIALDLPGRFLNLPNGANLDLIPEELSKNKEELGKLLKIRFQIVGRGAVIANVRSNGKMVDILAQLNLGVSLKGCTLKFFSKSLQYEQLDDSTTLESLGIDDQSSIKIILAEQQKQEETKESTSGEEEKEDVDVEYQEDENGQTKTSPAEQDTTIDTISADVQMHMITTYKPTEVSLATQLEEEEEVEFEMTIDQARRYQNILSKQTGNLNGPLLTKRLREKSEKEHSLKRTPPKVCTLRIRFPDRTHIEATFNADDTMVSVYNLVSNALLQDDIEFTLNQSYPYTALNRDESKLVNDLKFGKKNLLVFSTDKQLDQYLKDEFLSKAKDLSEADDVKLDRETAMNNARKQGTHKEEQPSTPGSSKNKTSFKKVPKWLKLSKK